GGCTGTGTCTGTTCTGGATAAGGGGCAACGGTCGATTCGGACCGGCGAATTCACTGCAGCCACAGGATGAATATGCGGATTCTCGTTCTTACCACTGAGCCCCTCCCCTTGCCGGGGCTGCCGACTACTGGAGCGGGGCTCCGCGCGTGGGGGCTAGCCTTTGGGCTTCGTTCTGCCGGATTTGATGATGTGCGCATCGGGTTTGCAGCGGATTCGGTTCGCGGTACGGAGGTCGATCCGTCGGTTGTTCCAGGCGTCTCGATGTTCGAGCGCGACCGTTTGCGCGAGTATCTGGAGGAGCAGAAGCCGGACGCAATTGTGCTGCAGCATTGGGGGCTCGGGGCGAGCCTGCCACCGGTCGATTGCCCGCTGGCCGTCGATCTGGCAGGGCCGCATCTGCTGGAGCGCCGGCTTTGGGGGTCCAAACGCCTGGATGCGGATCTGCGCGAAAAGGTGGAGACACTGTCGCGGGCGGACTTCGTGATTTGCTCGGGCAGATTCCAGCGCCACTACTTCCTACCTTTCCTTTTCCAGGCGGGGTTCGAGCCCGAAGCGAGCTTGTGCCCGGTGGTGCCGTTCAGCGTCGCGCCGGACATTCCAGCGCCGTCGGAGAACCGCGACCTGAGCGCGTTCCTGTACGGTGGGTTCTTCCTGCCGTGGCAGGATCCGGAGAACTCGCTGCGCTGGACGCTGGAAACGCTCGATGAACGGGAAAAGGGCAAGCTGGTCGTCGTCGGTGGACCGCACCCGAGCATCGACGTGAGCGGTGGGCGCTTCGAGAAGCTCGGACGCCTGATCGATGAACATCCGCGCGCCGAAAGCCATGGCACGATGCCGTTTGGCGAGTACTTGTCGCTGCTGGGCCGGTGCGGGGCGGCGATCGATCTGATGCCTCGGAATTCTGAACGCGAGCTCGCTTTCCCGACGCGCACGGTGGTTGCGCTGTGGGCGGGACTGCCTGTGATTCACAACAATTACGACGAATTGGCCGAGCCGATTGAGCGCGCAAAGGCGGGTTGGACGCTCGATCCGGGCGATCGGCAAGGATTCAGAAAGGTGATCGATCGCCTCGTCGGACACGGCGAGGACATCGAACGCCGCGGCCAGAACGCCCAGGAACTGGTGCGAAAGCACTTCACCTGGGACAAGACGATTCACCCATTGGCCGACTGGTGCCGCGAGCCCCGGAAGCGCGAGGGGAAGACCACAGTAGCCATGCCGGCGGCCACCAAGGCGCCCAGGGATGCGGCTTCGAAGAAGGGGCGCGTTAGCTACTCTCCCCCGCCGCCGGTTGCCGGTCCGAACCGCCTGCAGCAAGTCCTCTCGCCGCTGGCGCTACTACTTGCACTGCCGATTGCACTGGTCCTGCTGATTCTCTTTGGCGGCGCGGAACTGGTCAAGATCCTGATGCGCAGGCGCTAGTCGCCTGAAATGTCCAATCGCGACAGTCTGGCGATGCCGCCTCTTTCGGCTGGCCCCTCGGCGCGTTTCGTGCTGAAGTCTTTGCAGACCCTCGATCTGAATGGAGCAGGCTATGCGCTGGATTCGCATTGGAGCAGCCGCAGTCAATCAGACTCCGCTCGATTGGAGCGGCAACCGAGTCCGTTTAATCCGCATTGTGGAGGAAGCGCGCCTGGCGGGCGTGCAATTCCTCTGCCTGCCGGAGTTGGCGCTTTCCGGCTATGGGTGCGAGGATGCGTTCCATGGTTTGGCGCACAGCGCGCGCGCGATGGAATCGCTTCTGGAATTCGCGCCCGCGACAAAGGGCATGGTGGTGGCCGTGGGCGTTCCAGTTCGGATGCACCACGGGCTGTATAACTGCGTCTGTTTAATTGCGGGCGGAAAGATCCTCGGGATCTCGGCGAAGCAGAATCTGGCGGGCGACGGAATCCACTACGAACCGCGTTGGTTCCGGCCATGGCCGGCGGGCGAATGCACCAAGGTCGAGATCGGCGGCAAGGAAGTGCCGTTCGGCGATCTTGTGTTTGATGTCGGTGGGATTCGCATCGGAGCCGAGATTTGCGAGGATGCCTGGGTGCCGACTCGGCCCGGGCTGCGCATGTCGCGCGCCGGATGCGATGTGATCATCAACCCGAGCGCGAGTCACTTTGCATTCGGAAAGACGAAGCAGCGCGAACGAATCGTCACGGAAGCATCGCGGGCTCTCGGGACCGCGTACGTGTATTCCAATTTGCTGGGCAATGAAGCCGGCCGTGTGATTTATGATGGCGAGCTCCTGATCGCGTCAAATGGCGAGATCGTTGCGCGCGGTAATCGATTCAGTTTCTCCGATCATCAGTCGACCAGCGCGATCATCGACGTGGACATGATCCGCATGCGGCGTACGCGCCAGACGAGTTTCTACACAAGCGATGCGGGCATTCATATCGTTGAGGCCGATTGGAACTGGAAGATCACGCATGATCCACCAACGCCCCCTGCAACACAGCCGCATGGCTGGGCAGGCGGCGAACACGTGAAGGAGGAAGAATTCTGTCGTGCAGTGGCATTGGGGCTCTTCGATTATCTGAGAAAATCCGGTAGCCGCGGATTCGTCGTTTCGCTCAGCGGCGGCGCGGACTCGACGGCAGTCGCAACGCTCGTGGCATTGGCGTATCAGTTCGCGCGCATGGAACTGAGTGCAGAAGAAGTCCAGGCGCGTCTTCCACGTCTAAAGCTCGATCGTCGATCGTTCTGCGGCGGTCTGCTGGAAACGGCGTACCAGGCTTCGCCGAACAGCTCTGAGACAACGCGCAAAGCAGCCGAGGACGTGGCGAAGGCGCTGGGCGCGGGCCACCACGAGTGGAACATCGGAAAGCTTGTCGAGGAATACACCAGCCAGGTCGAGATGGCCATCGGCGAGGAACTGACCTGGGACAAGCATGATATTGCGATGCAGAACATCCAGGCTCGCGTCCGTGCGCCGGGGATTTGGATGCTGGCGAATGTGCGCGGTTCTCTGCTGCTTGCCACGAGCAATCGAAGCGAAGCGGCGGTCGGCTACGCGACGATGGATGGCGATACGGCAGGTGGTCTGAGCCCGATCGCCGGGATCGACAAGTACTTCCTGCGCAAGTGGCTGCGCTGGATGGGCACCGAAGGTCCCGAAGGGATCGGTGCGGTCGATGCGGTCATGTCCGTACTGGAGATTCCGCCGACCGCCGAGTTGCGTCCAGCCCATCACAAGCAGACGGACGAAGCGGACCTGATGCCGTATGATCTGTTGGACGCAATCGAGCGACTCGCGATTCGCGATCATATGTCGCCGCGCGAGGTGTTCGAGAACCTCGTTCATGAATGGGCGAACAAGGTGGGGGGCGAGGCGAACCTGGGCGATTACATTCGGAAGTTCTATCGTTTGTGGGTGAGGAATCAATGGAAGCGGGAACGTTATGCGCCGTCCTTCCATTTGGACGACGCGAATCTGGACCCGAAGACGTGGTGCCGGTTCCCGATTCTATCCGGTGGCTATGAGGAGGACTTCCTGCAATTGCCCGGGGCGCCAAATTCCTGACAAAGGAGCCAGTCATGTCCAATCGAGCTTTGCTCTTGATAGACATTCAAAATGACTTCTGCCCTGGCGGAAACCTCCCTGTCGAGGAGGGCGACCAAGTCGTTCCCGTCGCGAACAAGTTG
This genomic stretch from bacterium harbors:
- the nadE gene encoding NAD(+) synthase, whose translation is MRWIRIGAAAVNQTPLDWSGNRVRLIRIVEEARLAGVQFLCLPELALSGYGCEDAFHGLAHSARAMESLLEFAPATKGMVVAVGVPVRMHHGLYNCVCLIAGGKILGISAKQNLAGDGIHYEPRWFRPWPAGECTKVEIGGKEVPFGDLVFDVGGIRIGAEICEDAWVPTRPGLRMSRAGCDVIINPSASHFAFGKTKQRERIVTEASRALGTAYVYSNLLGNEAGRVIYDGELLIASNGEIVARGNRFSFSDHQSTSAIIDVDMIRMRRTRQTSFYTSDAGIHIVEADWNWKITHDPPTPPATQPHGWAGGEHVKEEEFCRAVALGLFDYLRKSGSRGFVVSLSGGADSTAVATLVALAYQFARMELSAEEVQARLPRLKLDRRSFCGGLLETAYQASPNSSETTRKAAEDVAKALGAGHHEWNIGKLVEEYTSQVEMAIGEELTWDKHDIAMQNIQARVRAPGIWMLANVRGSLLLATSNRSEAAVGYATMDGDTAGGLSPIAGIDKYFLRKWLRWMGTEGPEGIGAVDAVMSVLEIPPTAELRPAHHKQTDEADLMPYDLLDAIERLAIRDHMSPREVFENLVHEWANKVGGEANLGDYIRKFYRLWVRNQWKRERYAPSFHLDDANLDPKTWCRFPILSGGYEEDFLQLPGAPNS